One window of the Micropterus dolomieu isolate WLL.071019.BEF.003 ecotype Adirondacks linkage group LG08, ASM2129224v1, whole genome shotgun sequence genome contains the following:
- the dazap2 gene encoding DAZ-associated protein 2, which translates to MNNKGSYPQQAVYPQQSTAPVYPPAMQMSPQAPPYTDTPPAYSEIYQPRYVLPPQVPGQVPQMSSPYPGAQVFMPMQPHMPVGPVGQNVPMAYYHMGAVYPAGSTVMVEGGYDAGARFTAGSGVSIPPPPPGHPPNAAQLAAMQGANVVMTQRKNNFFLGGSNGGYTIW; encoded by the exons GTTCATATCCACAGCAGGCTGTGTACCCTCAGCAGAGCACTGCACCTGTATACCCTCCTGCTATGCAAATGTCTCCTCAGGCACCTccatacacagacacaccaccTGCATATTCTGAG ATATACCAGCCCAGATATGTGCTTCCACCTCAGGTGCCTGGTCAGGTGCCCCAGATGTCATCTCCCTACCCTGGTGCTCAGGTGTTTATGCCCATGCAGCCACATATGCCTGTCGGGCCAGTGGGCCAGAATGTCCCCATGGCTTACTACCACATGGGAGCTGTGTACCCTGCTGGTTCAACAGTGATGGTGGAGGGCGGCTATGATGCTGGTGCTCGCTTCACAGCAGGCAGCGGTGTTTCCATCCCC CCCCCACCTCCTGGACACCCCCCCAATGCAGCTCAGTTGGCTGCCATGCAGGGTGCCAATGTTGTAATGACACAGCGCAAGAATAACTTCTTCCTGGGTGGATCCAATGGAGGTTATACCATCTGGTAA